A genomic region of Mycolicibacterium poriferae contains the following coding sequences:
- a CDS encoding TetR/AcrR family transcriptional regulator codes for MPRPARYSVDTLLDVAAELLAAEGPSAVTMSAVARAAGAPSGSVYHRFPTRAALCGELWVRTEERFQEALIDALSEDRDDAQQRCVAGALRIVQWCRENSTEAQVLLAGPHELGLGDWPDPIAGRRKRLQRKLRKAMAGLPDEEGRVSAAVIDVPGAIVRRHLRARQSIPASAETIVADCARALIPPG; via the coding sequence ATGCCGCGGCCCGCCCGATACTCCGTAGACACACTCCTCGATGTTGCGGCGGAGCTGCTGGCCGCCGAAGGGCCTTCGGCCGTCACGATGTCCGCGGTCGCCCGCGCCGCGGGAGCGCCGAGCGGCTCGGTGTACCACCGCTTTCCCACTCGGGCCGCACTGTGTGGCGAGCTGTGGGTGCGCACCGAGGAGAGGTTCCAGGAGGCGCTGATCGACGCCCTGTCGGAGGACCGGGACGACGCGCAGCAGCGCTGCGTCGCCGGGGCGTTGCGGATCGTGCAATGGTGCCGCGAGAACTCGACCGAAGCGCAGGTACTACTGGCCGGTCCGCACGAACTCGGTCTGGGTGACTGGCCCGACCCGATAGCCGGCCGGCGGAAGCGCTTGCAGCGCAAGCTCCGTAAGGCGATGGCCGGCCTGCCCGACGAGGAGGGGCGGGTCAGCGCCGCCGTGATCGACGTGCCCGGCGCCATCGTGCGCCGTCATCTACGGGCCCGTCAGAGCATTCCGGCCAGCGCCGAGACCATCGTCGCGGACTGTGCGCGGGCGCTCATACCCCCGGGGTGA
- a CDS encoding FHA domain-containing protein, giving the protein MSRPASPTLTVRYDGSTRTFAAGNDVVVGRDLRADVRIAHPLISRAHVVLRFEQGRWLAVDNGSLNGIYVNGRRVPTVDIVDGQQIHLGNPDGPLLTLDVGRHQGSAGRPPSTTSIRVAGRPSAPPGPPQTGYPSGARPYQSAPGTYPPSAPPPRPAPQAPPSGSYSPAPPSGPYTPAPPSGPYTPAPPSGSYSTAPPQPISSSEMESATMMGPAAAPRSADGNIATSMLRILRPGRPAETPPGSTKIGRAGDNDIVIPDVLASRHHATLVPTAAGTEIRDNRSINGTFVNGARVDTALLSDGDTVTIGNVDLVFHGGTLARRTETAADTATGGLDVRGLTWTIEGDKTLLDNISITARPGTLTAVIGPSGAGKSTFARQVAGYTHPTSGTVTFEGHDIHAEYASLRSRIGMVPQDDVVHGELTVNQALMYAAELRLPPDTTKEDRAQVVAQVLEELEMTKHADTRVDKLSGGQRKRASVALELLTGPSLLILDEPTSGLDPALDRQVMTMLRQLADAGRVVLVVTHSLTYLDVCDQVLLLAPGGMTAFYGPPSQIGPSMGTTNWADIFSSVAGDPTGAHERYLAQHGPPPPQPPTLAPSELGNPTRTSVRRQLSTVARRQVRLVVSDRGYFAFLMMLPFIMGVLSLSVPGDVGFGVPVTAIEGGPAPNEPGQILVMLNVGAIFMGTALTIRALIGERAIFRREQAVGLSTTAYLLAKVFVFTVFAVVQSAIVTSIAILGKGWGPGAVDSGAVIGNRSLELFVDIASTTVASAMVGLALSALAKSAEQIMPLLVVAVMSQLVFSGGMIPVTDRIVLDQLSWATPARWGFAASASTIDLIRLVPGPLTPQDRHWEHTSGAWLFDMAMLAAISVFYLGFVRWRIRLKPA; this is encoded by the coding sequence GTGAGCCGACCAGCATCCCCTACGCTGACCGTGCGATACGACGGTTCCACGCGCACCTTTGCGGCCGGCAACGACGTCGTCGTCGGCCGGGACCTGCGCGCCGATGTCCGCATCGCCCACCCGTTGATCTCGCGCGCCCATGTGGTGCTGCGATTCGAGCAGGGCCGATGGCTCGCCGTCGACAACGGTTCGCTGAACGGCATCTACGTCAACGGACGACGGGTGCCGACCGTCGACATCGTCGACGGTCAGCAGATCCACCTCGGCAATCCCGACGGTCCGCTGCTGACCCTCGACGTCGGCCGCCATCAGGGATCGGCAGGCCGACCGCCCTCCACGACATCGATCCGGGTGGCGGGCCGTCCGAGCGCTCCGCCTGGCCCGCCGCAGACGGGCTATCCCAGCGGTGCCCGGCCGTACCAGAGCGCACCGGGCACCTACCCGCCGAGCGCGCCGCCCCCGCGGCCCGCCCCCCAAGCTCCGCCCTCGGGCTCCTATTCACCGGCACCGCCGTCAGGCCCCTACACACCGGCGCCGCCGTCGGGCCCCTACACACCGGCTCCTCCGTCGGGGTCATATTCAACGGCTCCGCCACAGCCCATCTCGTCCTCGGAGATGGAGTCGGCCACGATGATGGGCCCCGCCGCCGCACCCCGGTCCGCGGACGGCAACATCGCGACCAGCATGCTGCGGATCCTGCGGCCGGGCCGGCCCGCAGAGACACCCCCCGGGTCGACGAAGATCGGTCGAGCGGGCGACAACGACATCGTCATCCCCGATGTGCTGGCCTCGCGACACCACGCCACGCTGGTGCCCACCGCGGCCGGGACCGAGATCCGCGACAACCGCAGCATCAACGGCACATTCGTCAACGGCGCCCGTGTCGACACCGCGCTGCTCAGCGATGGCGACACCGTCACGATCGGCAACGTCGACCTGGTGTTCCACGGCGGCACGCTGGCCCGCCGCACCGAGACCGCCGCCGACACCGCCACCGGCGGTCTGGACGTACGCGGGCTGACGTGGACCATCGAGGGCGACAAGACGCTGCTCGACAACATCTCCATCACCGCTCGCCCCGGCACGCTGACCGCGGTGATCGGCCCCTCCGGCGCGGGCAAGTCCACGTTCGCGCGGCAGGTCGCCGGCTACACCCATCCGACCTCCGGCACCGTCACGTTCGAAGGCCACGACATCCATGCCGAGTACGCGTCGCTGCGCTCCCGGATCGGCATGGTTCCCCAGGACGACGTGGTACACGGCGAACTGACCGTCAACCAGGCGCTCATGTATGCCGCCGAGTTGCGCCTCCCGCCGGACACCACCAAAGAGGACCGCGCCCAGGTGGTCGCGCAGGTCCTCGAAGAGCTCGAGATGACCAAGCATGCCGACACCCGCGTCGACAAGCTGTCCGGCGGGCAACGCAAACGCGCCTCGGTCGCACTCGAACTCCTGACCGGTCCGTCGCTGCTGATCCTCGACGAACCGACCTCCGGTCTGGACCCCGCGCTGGACCGCCAGGTGATGACGATGCTGCGCCAGCTCGCCGACGCCGGCCGCGTCGTGCTCGTCGTCACCCACTCGCTGACCTACCTCGACGTCTGCGACCAGGTGCTGCTGCTGGCCCCGGGCGGCATGACCGCGTTCTACGGTCCGCCCAGCCAGATCGGCCCGTCGATGGGTACCACCAACTGGGCGGACATCTTCTCCAGCGTCGCCGGCGACCCGACCGGCGCGCACGAGCGCTACCTGGCCCAACACGGGCCACCCCCACCGCAGCCACCCACCCTCGCGCCGTCGGAGCTGGGCAACCCGACCCGCACCAGCGTGCGCCGGCAGCTGTCGACCGTCGCGCGACGGCAGGTGCGCCTGGTGGTGTCGGACCGCGGCTACTTCGCGTTCCTGATGATGCTTCCGTTCATCATGGGCGTGCTGTCGCTGTCGGTGCCCGGCGACGTCGGCTTCGGCGTCCCGGTGACCGCCATCGAAGGCGGCCCGGCACCCAACGAACCAGGACAGATCCTGGTGATGCTCAACGTCGGCGCCATCTTCATGGGCACCGCGCTGACGATCCGCGCGCTGATCGGTGAACGCGCGATCTTCCGCCGGGAACAGGCCGTCGGACTGTCCACCACTGCCTACCTGCTGGCCAAGGTATTCGTGTTCACCGTGTTCGCGGTCGTCCAGTCGGCGATCGTCACCTCGATCGCGATCCTGGGCAAGGGGTGGGGTCCCGGCGCGGTGGACAGCGGCGCGGTGATCGGCAACCGCAGCCTCGAGTTGTTCGTCGACATCGCGTCCACCACGGTGGCCTCCGCGATGGTCGGTCTGGCGCTGTCGGCGCTGGCCAAATCCGCCGAACAGATCATGCCGCTGCTGGTGGTGGCGGTCATGAGCCAGCTGGTGTTCTCCGGCGGCATGATTCCGGTGACCGACCGCATCGTGTTGGATCAGCTCTCCTGGGCGACGCCGGCGCGCTGGGGTTTCGCGGCATCGGCCTCGACCATCGACCTGATCCGGCTGGTGCCGGGCCCGTTGACCCCGCAGGACCGGCACTGGGAGCACACCTCGGGGGCCTGGCTGTTCGACATGGCGATGCTGGCCGCGATCAGCGTCTTCTATCTGGGGTTCGTGCGGTGGCGGATCAGGCTCAAACCAGCCTGA
- a CDS encoding nuclear transport factor 2 family protein translates to MNTATAVAEQLYRALSDGDADALSAALSADFHATVSAGMPHDVGGEHHGRVAMIAGVWGRIDAIYDLAVVPSEFLEIGGGNKVVVLGTYRGTARDGTTRVDAAFAHVIAVRNGRITALQQITDTVRWSIPA, encoded by the coding sequence ATGAACACCGCCACGGCCGTCGCCGAGCAGCTCTATCGCGCCCTGTCCGACGGCGATGCCGACGCGTTATCCGCCGCGCTGTCAGCAGATTTCCACGCCACGGTGAGCGCGGGGATGCCACACGACGTCGGCGGCGAGCACCACGGGCGTGTCGCGATGATCGCGGGGGTCTGGGGGCGCATCGATGCCATCTACGACCTCGCCGTGGTGCCGAGCGAGTTCCTCGAGATCGGCGGCGGCAACAAAGTCGTCGTCCTGGGGACGTACCGGGGGACCGCGCGCGACGGCACCACACGCGTCGACGCGGCGTTCGCACACGTCATCGCCGTACGAAACGGCCGGATAACGGCGCTGCAACAGATCACAGACACCGTCAGGTGGAGCATCCCCGCCTGA